A genomic region of Mitsuaria sp. 7 contains the following coding sequences:
- the sctC gene encoding type III secretion system outer membrane ring subunit SctC has protein sequence MTRRLRSPGRALRVGRLPVALMLCAAAPLSWSARAGESPSAVITPTSTPTSTSGASAAAGSSASPIAVPLAAPPARTLTQAQTTSPAGSSTAPAAAPSSKSAKSDRIATKNVSRQWRSPRFIYKAEGKRVNEVLLDFAASQGLPAVLAEGIDGMVQANFDTTPDKFLDSMNRAYGVIWYHDGTALYFYPAGAVQSRLFRLKGFRREQVSDLLDSLQLGDARFPLRFNAAESTLLVYGPPRHVELIAAAIESLDVGAMERNRKAVRVVPLRFASAGDRTFGQTRIRGVASVLTSLYSGGVSGNNGAQGDEDTPSMAEVHPGKLTALQGVMGRDTRLADIMARKPNQVTAGQSAKSGAGAASQGSARGLQSPVDDDAPPIFQADEGTNTVIIHGRPQRMDEYVELIRRLDVQPVLVELEATIIDVSSDSIDSLGIDWSVRGSKGSFGVQQPAGSNNAGTFTLSTLWSNAGRELMARIDALSARGKARVIAKPKVLGVANRPAVMREKRVVTVKVAGNLEANLFQVEAGTLLQVTPQITSVPDNGGVSRRIKLSLYIEDGSFEDRVVDTIPIVKRTEIMTEAHVGEGESLLIGGITTTSQASQRDEVPVLGRVPLLGGLFRHTNQTAGQTERLFLISPRIIREPTFPAGPYGAATAGAMGMTADGRPVQSPQSSSSSGQSPGQSSGLLPSGPAPTTEPRAPSSTPESFLQGGGG, from the coding sequence ATGACCCGACGTCTTCGTTCTCCTGGCCGCGCGTTGCGCGTCGGTCGTCTGCCGGTGGCGCTCATGCTCTGCGCGGCGGCGCCGCTCAGTTGGTCGGCGCGTGCCGGCGAGTCGCCGTCGGCGGTGATCACGCCGACGTCCACGCCGACATCGACGTCGGGCGCCAGCGCCGCTGCGGGATCCAGTGCGAGTCCGATCGCGGTGCCGCTTGCCGCGCCGCCCGCCAGGACCCTGACGCAGGCGCAGACGACGTCGCCGGCCGGATCGTCGACGGCGCCGGCCGCCGCGCCCTCGTCGAAGTCCGCGAAGTCGGATCGCATCGCGACGAAGAACGTCTCGCGCCAATGGCGCAGCCCGCGCTTCATCTACAAGGCCGAGGGCAAGCGCGTGAACGAGGTGCTGCTCGACTTCGCCGCGAGCCAGGGCCTGCCGGCCGTGCTCGCCGAGGGCATCGACGGCATGGTGCAGGCCAACTTCGACACCACGCCCGACAAGTTCCTCGACTCGATGAACCGGGCCTACGGCGTCATCTGGTACCACGACGGCACCGCGCTGTATTTCTACCCGGCGGGCGCCGTGCAGAGCCGGCTCTTCCGGCTCAAGGGCTTCCGCCGCGAGCAGGTCTCCGACCTGCTGGATTCGCTGCAGCTCGGCGACGCGCGTTTCCCGCTGCGCTTCAACGCGGCGGAAAGCACGCTGCTGGTCTACGGCCCGCCGCGCCACGTGGAGCTGATCGCCGCGGCGATCGAATCGCTGGACGTCGGCGCGATGGAGCGCAACCGCAAGGCGGTGCGCGTGGTGCCGCTGCGCTTCGCCTCCGCCGGCGACCGCACCTTCGGCCAGACGCGCATCCGCGGCGTCGCCTCGGTGCTGACCTCGCTGTACAGCGGCGGCGTCAGCGGCAACAACGGCGCGCAGGGCGACGAGGACACCCCGTCGATGGCCGAGGTCCATCCGGGCAAGCTCACCGCGCTGCAGGGCGTCATGGGTCGCGACACGCGCCTGGCCGACATCATGGCGCGCAAGCCCAACCAGGTCACCGCGGGACAGTCGGCCAAGTCCGGCGCCGGCGCGGCCTCGCAAGGCAGCGCGCGCGGCCTGCAGAGCCCGGTCGACGACGACGCGCCGCCCATCTTCCAGGCCGACGAAGGCACCAACACCGTCATCATCCACGGCCGCCCGCAGCGCATGGACGAATACGTCGAGCTGATCCGCCGCCTGGACGTGCAGCCGGTGCTGGTCGAGCTCGAAGCCACCATCATCGACGTCAGCAGCGACAGCATCGATTCCCTGGGCATCGACTGGAGCGTGCGCGGCAGCAAGGGCAGCTTCGGCGTCCAGCAGCCGGCGGGCAGCAACAACGCCGGCACCTTCACGCTGAGCACGCTGTGGTCCAACGCCGGCCGCGAACTGATGGCGCGCATCGACGCGCTGAGCGCGCGCGGCAAGGCCCGCGTGATCGCCAAGCCCAAGGTGCTGGGCGTCGCCAACCGGCCCGCGGTCATGCGCGAGAAACGCGTCGTCACCGTCAAGGTCGCCGGCAACCTCGAGGCCAATCTCTTCCAGGTCGAGGCCGGCACGCTGCTGCAGGTCACGCCGCAGATCACGTCCGTGCCCGACAACGGCGGCGTGTCGCGCCGCATCAAGCTCTCGCTCTACATCGAGGACGGCAGCTTCGAGGACCGTGTCGTCGACACCATCCCCATCGTCAAGCGCACCGAGATCATGACCGAGGCCCATGTGGGCGAGGGCGAGAGCCTGCTCATCGGCGGCATCACCACGACCAGCCAGGCCTCGCAGCGCGACGAGGTGCCGGTGCTCGGCCGCGTGCCGCTGCTGGGCGGGCTGTTCCGCCACACCAACCAGACCGCGGGCCAGACCGAACGGCTGTTCCTGATCTCGCCGCGGATCATCCGCGAGCCGACCTTCCCGGCGGGCCCGTACGGCGCCGCGACCGCGGGCGCGATGGGCATGACGGCGGACGGTCGACCGGTTCAATCGCCGCAATCGTCGTCGTCATCGGGTCAGTCGCCGGGTCAGTCCTCGGGTCTGTTGCCTTCCGGACCGGCCCCGACGACGGAGCCTCGCGCGCCGTCGTCGACGCCTGAATCGTTCCTGCAGGGCGGCGGCGGCTGA
- a CDS encoding lytic transglycosylase domain-containing protein, with product MNDRSFVSFLRTSIVTTLVVTTTGAMAQSIGATSVASAASFTTANDRPAEQVTRYRCTLIDGSTRLLIEDPRERHPGLAEDCTLVRVAVAPLRPGASDDTPPWVGFAARLIQGAPGAGGPLPDLSGFLRDAARPMPPEIASMVRAASDRHRLNPALVSALIFVESRYRADARSPKGAMGLMQLMPATAARYGVYTRADLLDPRVNVDIGVRHLRALHDRYDGRVDLILAAYNAGEGAVQRFGQRVPPFPETEDYVRRITTLVGVPETAFTP from the coding sequence ATGAACGATCGTTCGTTCGTTTCCTTCCTCCGCACGTCCATCGTGACGACCCTCGTCGTCACGACGACGGGCGCGATGGCGCAATCGATAGGCGCCACCAGCGTGGCCAGCGCCGCCAGCTTCACCACCGCGAACGACCGGCCCGCCGAGCAGGTGACCCGCTACCGCTGCACGCTCATCGACGGCAGCACGCGGCTGCTCATCGAAGATCCGCGCGAACGCCATCCCGGCCTCGCGGAAGACTGCACCCTCGTGCGCGTGGCCGTCGCGCCGCTTCGCCCCGGCGCCTCGGACGACACCCCGCCATGGGTCGGCTTCGCCGCACGACTCATTCAAGGAGCGCCTGGCGCCGGAGGCCCGCTGCCCGACCTGAGCGGCTTCCTGCGCGACGCCGCGCGACCGATGCCGCCGGAGATCGCCTCGATGGTCCGCGCCGCGAGCGATCGCCACCGCCTCAATCCCGCGCTGGTGTCGGCGTTGATCTTCGTGGAGTCCCGCTACCGCGCCGACGCCCGCTCACCCAAGGGCGCCATGGGACTGATGCAGCTGATGCCGGCGACCGCGGCGCGCTACGGCGTGTACACGCGCGCCGATCTGCTCGACCCGCGCGTGAACGTGGACATCGGCGTGCGCCATCTGCGCGCGCTGCACGACCGCTACGACGGTCGCGTGGACCTGATCCTGGCCGCGTACAACGCCGGCGAAGGCGCCGTCCAACGCTTCGGACAACGCGTGCCGCCCTTCCCCGAGACCGAAGATTACGTGCGTCGGATCACGACCTTGGTTGGCGTGCCTGAAACCGCTTTCACCCCCTGA
- a CDS encoding ABC transporter substrate-binding protein: protein MKTSIKKTTAHRPWTRRALLATAAMATMASLAAPAQAGDLEVLHWWTSGGEAKAISGLKDQLQAKGHKWKDFAVAGGAGDAAMTVLKSRAISGNAPTAAQIKGPLLQDWAAEGMLANIDDVAKAEHWDDLLLPVISNIVKYKGHYIAVPVNVHRVNWLWINPEVMRKAGVKPPTTWDEFFVAADALKKAGVTPLAHGGQSWQDFTTFETVVLGTGGPEFYRKALIQLDPASLKSPTMEKSLTTFRRLKAYTDRNAPGRDWNLATAMVMKGEAAMQIMGDWAKGEFLAAGKTAGKDFLCVPAPGTAKSYTFNVDSFAMFKVKGDANQQAQREMASAILSPAVQESFNLEKGSIPVRKGVSLAKYDDCAKASAADFAEAGKANTLLPSIAHGMAVRPAAEGAIKDVVSQFWNSESITPAQAMDRLVSAAKTQ, encoded by the coding sequence ATGAAGACATCGATCAAGAAGACGACCGCCCACCGTCCGTGGACCCGCCGCGCCCTGCTGGCCACCGCCGCGATGGCGACGATGGCCAGCCTGGCCGCGCCCGCGCAGGCCGGCGACCTGGAGGTCCTGCACTGGTGGACCAGCGGCGGCGAGGCCAAGGCCATCTCCGGCCTGAAGGACCAGCTGCAGGCCAAGGGCCACAAGTGGAAGGACTTCGCCGTGGCCGGCGGCGCCGGCGACGCGGCGATGACGGTGCTGAAGTCGCGCGCCATCTCGGGCAACGCGCCCACGGCCGCGCAGATCAAGGGACCGCTGCTGCAGGACTGGGCGGCCGAAGGGATGCTCGCCAACATCGACGACGTCGCCAAGGCCGAGCACTGGGACGACCTGCTGCTGCCGGTGATCAGCAACATCGTCAAGTACAAGGGCCACTACATCGCGGTGCCGGTCAACGTGCACCGGGTCAACTGGCTGTGGATCAACCCCGAGGTGATGCGCAAGGCCGGCGTCAAGCCGCCGACGACCTGGGACGAGTTCTTCGTCGCGGCCGACGCGCTGAAGAAGGCCGGCGTCACGCCGCTGGCGCATGGCGGCCAGTCGTGGCAGGACTTCACCACCTTCGAGACCGTGGTGCTGGGCACCGGCGGGCCGGAGTTCTATCGCAAGGCGCTGATCCAGCTCGACCCCGCGAGCCTGAAGAGCCCGACGATGGAGAAGTCGTTGACGACCTTCCGCCGGCTGAAGGCCTACACCGACCGCAACGCGCCGGGCCGCGACTGGAACCTCGCCACCGCGATGGTCATGAAGGGCGAGGCCGCCATGCAGATCATGGGCGACTGGGCCAAGGGCGAGTTCCTGGCCGCCGGCAAGACCGCGGGCAAGGACTTCCTGTGCGTGCCCGCGCCGGGCACGGCCAAGTCCTACACCTTCAACGTCGACTCGTTCGCGATGTTCAAGGTCAAGGGCGACGCCAACCAGCAGGCCCAGCGCGAGATGGCCTCGGCCATCCTCTCGCCGGCGGTGCAGGAATCCTTCAACCTCGAGAAGGGCTCGATCCCGGTGCGCAAGGGCGTCAGCCTCGCCAAGTACGACGACTGCGCCAAGGCCTCGGCCGCGGACTTCGCCGAAGCGGGCAAGGCCAACACGCTGCTGCCCTCCATCGCGCATGGCATGGCCGTGCGGCCCGCGGCGGAAGGCGCGATCAAGGACGTCGTCAGCCAGTTCTGGAACAGCGAGTCCATCACGCCGGCGCAGGCGATGGACCGCCTGGTTTCCGCGGCGAAGACGCAGTGA
- a CDS encoding AGE family epimerase/isomerase, giving the protein MTETTTPVTSDLPDFRSREVLLAHARHTMDFYHPRCVDPSGGFFHFFKDDGTVYDAHQRHLVSSTRYVFTYAMAYRRFGDVNYLDGVRHGVRFLREAHYDDALRGYAWLLDWRDGKAEVLDGTRHAYGLAFVLLAYAHAAMAGVEEARPWIAETFALMEERFWDEAAGLYADEASPQWNVLSPYRGQNANMHACEALLAAFDATGERRYLERAALLAQNITRRQAERCGGLIWEHYDTHWQPDWLYNRDDPANLFRPWGYQPGHFTEWTKLLLQLEARGEFLDRNHDLSWVLPTASRLFLVAVRRGWDEAHGGLCYSLAPDLSICDPDKYFWVQAESAAAAARLAARTGDTVYWDWYQRLWAYSWTHFVDHAHGAWYRILDAENRKYSDEKSPAGKVDYHTMGACYDIVDVLDGAASIGGPRHA; this is encoded by the coding sequence ATGACCGAGACGACAACCCCCGTGACCAGCGATCTGCCCGACTTCCGTTCCCGCGAGGTGCTGCTCGCGCACGCGCGGCACACGATGGACTTCTACCACCCGCGCTGCGTCGACCCGAGCGGCGGCTTCTTCCACTTCTTCAAGGACGACGGCACCGTCTACGACGCGCATCAACGGCACCTGGTAAGCAGCACGCGCTACGTGTTCACCTACGCGATGGCCTACCGGCGCTTCGGCGACGTGAACTACCTGGACGGCGTCAGGCACGGCGTGCGCTTTCTGCGCGAGGCGCATTACGACGACGCGCTGCGCGGCTACGCCTGGCTGCTGGATTGGCGCGATGGCAAGGCCGAGGTGCTCGACGGCACCCGCCACGCCTACGGCCTGGCCTTCGTGCTGCTGGCCTACGCGCATGCGGCCATGGCCGGCGTCGAGGAAGCCCGCCCGTGGATCGCCGAGACCTTCGCGCTGATGGAAGAGCGCTTCTGGGACGAGGCCGCCGGCCTCTATGCCGACGAAGCGAGTCCGCAGTGGAACGTGCTGTCGCCGTACCGCGGCCAGAACGCCAACATGCATGCGTGCGAGGCGCTGCTGGCCGCCTTCGACGCGACGGGCGAGCGGCGCTACCTCGAGCGTGCCGCGCTGCTGGCGCAGAACATCACCCGCCGCCAGGCCGAACGCTGCGGCGGTCTGATCTGGGAGCACTACGACACGCACTGGCAGCCGGACTGGCTGTACAACCGCGACGACCCGGCCAATCTCTTCCGCCCCTGGGGCTACCAGCCGGGCCATTTCACCGAGTGGACCAAACTGCTGCTGCAGCTCGAGGCGCGCGGCGAGTTCCTGGACCGGAATCACGACCTGTCCTGGGTGCTGCCGACCGCGAGCAGGCTGTTCCTCGTGGCGGTGCGGCGCGGCTGGGATGAGGCGCACGGCGGGCTGTGCTATTCGCTGGCGCCGGACCTGAGCATCTGCGACCCTGACAAGTACTTCTGGGTGCAGGCCGAAAGCGCGGCCGCCGCGGCCCGGCTGGCCGCGCGCACCGGCGACACCGTCTACTGGGACTGGTACCAGCGCCTGTGGGCCTACAGCTGGACGCACTTCGTCGATCACGCGCATGGCGCGTGGTACCGCATCCTCGACGCCGAGAACCGCAAGTACAGCGACGAGAAGAGCCCGGCGGGCAAGGTCGATTACCACACGATGGGCGCGTGCTACGACATCGTCGACGTGCTGGACGGCGCGGCCTCGATCGGAGGTCCTCGTCATGCATGA
- a CDS encoding winged helix-turn-helix domain-containing protein → MASRVLLSEEGVPVPLSGRQIDLLGVLVAHRGAVVSKNELLNRVWPGQAVEENNAAVHVSALRRALGRESIATVAGQGYRFALPVRHDEDTPHDSTDRPVEAASPIVRPRALPSAPVGMHGRGADLQALLSRLVRHRLVTVVGAPGVGKSTLALACAHERRQAARDGAVWVDLLSGDDPSDPLPAVAAALGLDPGTDLQTLLALLRPMSLLLVLDNAEIAGARAATFCHAVLENTEDVALMVTSRKVLRVPGERVLRTPPLSVPPPGAGVDESLMHGSVALFVDQVRAQGQPFALGMHNVAQVTGLCRRLDGIPLALQLAAGRLAMFGIDQLCERLSDRYRLLTRGTQAGPRRHQSLRACMDASLALLDDVEQLVLRRLEPFEGGFTLEMATAALSDRQLDAWTVAEALEGLVDHSLVQVDAEDRPRYRLFDGIRAYGLLLLEETGEIDIARGQHARAMSQLFDRAERALQMMPDARWIAEFSPELGNVRAALDWCLEHEPVRGLGLLAHSRALFELLSLSPETAWRHAAYEAELPNELPPAVLARYCIDHAGLLAPHDPKRAAIWYRRGVTVSRTAEDPALRYLALCRQVVEDRELSQAAMRYAMGELVALAGRCEGAHAARLKLWGLAARAHVWRVEGQAAEADEAMCASLQLAQEIGASRWVLDDLHRLMSLQVGHGEPLRSAALVRQWEDGASRASGINTANGEFLQRVLGCLSAVLLAEGRTEAARDVLTGIVSPKSARGASREAYRDSRAEGPHHVPHHGPGQGEHPGDYVGDYAGDSQSEAFDRLLPVFAWLAFEEGRDQDAARLTGYAGQAYSPIRADPLPPWGRLVQRMRTRLDGFSMARLQDEGNRWDEPRAMIAALARMAGVTASFGD, encoded by the coding sequence ATGGCCTCGCGCGTCCTCCTGTCCGAGGAGGGCGTGCCCGTGCCGCTCAGCGGCCGGCAGATCGATCTGCTGGGCGTGCTGGTCGCGCATCGCGGCGCGGTCGTGTCCAAGAACGAATTGTTGAATCGCGTCTGGCCCGGTCAGGCCGTGGAAGAGAACAACGCGGCCGTCCACGTGTCGGCCTTGCGTCGCGCGCTGGGACGCGAGTCCATCGCCACGGTGGCCGGGCAGGGATATCGGTTCGCGCTGCCGGTGCGGCACGACGAGGACACGCCCCACGACTCGACCGACCGGCCGGTCGAAGCGGCATCCCCCATCGTCCGTCCGCGGGCCCTGCCGTCCGCGCCGGTGGGGATGCACGGCCGCGGCGCCGATCTGCAGGCGCTGTTGAGCCGCCTGGTGCGTCATCGGCTGGTCACGGTGGTGGGGGCGCCGGGTGTGGGCAAGTCGACGCTCGCGCTGGCCTGCGCGCATGAACGCCGGCAGGCGGCGCGCGACGGCGCGGTGTGGGTGGATCTGTTGAGCGGCGATGATCCTTCCGATCCGTTGCCGGCGGTGGCGGCCGCGCTCGGACTGGATCCGGGCACCGACCTGCAGACGCTGCTGGCGCTGCTGCGGCCGATGTCGCTGCTGCTGGTGCTGGACAACGCGGAGATCGCCGGCGCGCGCGCCGCGACCTTCTGCCACGCGGTGCTCGAGAACACCGAGGACGTGGCGCTGATGGTGACCAGCCGCAAGGTGCTGCGCGTGCCGGGCGAGCGTGTCCTGCGGACACCGCCGCTGTCGGTGCCGCCGCCCGGCGCGGGCGTGGACGAGTCGCTGATGCACGGCAGCGTCGCGCTGTTCGTCGACCAGGTGCGGGCGCAGGGGCAGCCCTTCGCGCTGGGCATGCACAACGTGGCCCAGGTGACGGGGCTGTGCCGCCGGCTGGACGGCATTCCGCTGGCCCTGCAACTGGCTGCGGGCCGGCTGGCGATGTTCGGCATCGATCAACTGTGCGAGCGCCTCAGCGACCGCTATCGCCTGCTGACGCGCGGCACGCAGGCGGGACCGCGCCGCCATCAGTCGCTGCGCGCCTGCATGGACGCGAGCCTCGCGTTGCTGGATGACGTCGAGCAGCTGGTGCTGCGGCGGCTGGAGCCTTTCGAGGGCGGCTTCACGCTGGAGATGGCGACGGCCGCGCTGTCGGACCGTCAGCTCGATGCCTGGACCGTGGCGGAGGCGCTCGAGGGACTCGTGGACCATTCGCTGGTGCAGGTCGACGCGGAGGATCGCCCTCGTTATCGGCTCTTCGACGGCATCCGCGCGTACGGGCTGCTGCTGCTGGAGGAGACCGGCGAGATCGACATCGCGCGCGGCCAGCATGCGCGCGCGATGAGCCAGCTGTTCGATCGCGCGGAGCGGGCGCTGCAGATGATGCCGGACGCGCGCTGGATCGCGGAGTTCTCGCCCGAGCTCGGCAACGTGCGCGCGGCGCTCGACTGGTGCCTGGAGCACGAGCCGGTGCGGGGACTCGGCCTGCTCGCGCATTCGCGGGCGCTGTTCGAGCTGCTGTCGCTGTCGCCGGAGACGGCCTGGCGCCACGCCGCCTACGAAGCCGAGCTGCCGAACGAACTGCCGCCGGCGGTGCTGGCGCGTTACTGCATCGATCACGCGGGACTGCTCGCGCCGCACGATCCCAAACGCGCGGCGATCTGGTACCGGCGCGGTGTCACGGTGTCGCGCACCGCGGAGGATCCCGCGCTGCGGTATCTGGCGCTGTGCCGGCAGGTCGTCGAGGACCGTGAGCTGAGCCAGGCCGCGATGCGCTACGCGATGGGCGAACTGGTCGCGCTCGCGGGCCGCTGCGAGGGTGCGCATGCGGCGCGCCTGAAGCTGTGGGGACTCGCGGCGCGCGCGCATGTGTGGCGCGTCGAAGGTCAGGCGGCCGAGGCTGACGAGGCGATGTGCGCCTCGCTGCAACTGGCGCAGGAGATCGGCGCGTCGCGATGGGTGCTGGACGATCTGCACCGGCTCATGAGCCTGCAGGTCGGGCATGGCGAGCCGCTGCGGTCCGCGGCGCTGGTGCGCCAGTGGGAAGACGGCGCCAGCCGCGCCAGCGGCATCAACACCGCCAACGGCGAGTTCCTGCAGCGCGTGCTGGGTTGCCTCTCCGCGGTGCTGCTGGCCGAAGGACGGACCGAGGCGGCGCGCGACGTGCTGACCGGCATCGTGTCGCCGAAGTCAGCGCGAGGGGCCTCGCGCGAGGCCTATCGCGACAGTCGGGCCGAGGGGCCTCATCACGTGCCCCACCACGGCCCGGGACAGGGCGAGCATCCGGGCGACTACGTGGGTGACTACGCGGGTGACAGCCAGAGCGAGGCCTTCGATCGTCTGCTGCCGGTGTTCGCGTGGCTGGCGTTCGAAGAAGGGCGCGATCAGGACGCCGCGCGCCTGACGGGGTACGCGGGCCAGGCGTATTCGCCGATCCGCGCGGATCCCTTGCCGCCGTGGGGCCGCCTGGTGCAGCGCATGCGCACGCGGCTGGACGGGTTCTCGATGGCGCGCCTGCAGGACGAAGGCAACCGCTGGGACGAGCCGCGGGCGATGATCGCCGCGCTGGCCCGGATGGCGGGCGTCACGGCGTCGTTCGGCGACTGA
- a CDS encoding carbohydrate kinase, translated as MHDAMQDAPEFLCLGEALTDMLQQAPDQWISRVGGSTWNVARALAALGGRTAFVGSVSRDLFGDELVRASEAVGLDTRLLQQVDRAPLLAIVEQGEPPRYFFVGNDSADLHFDPDALPAGWDGAARRAHFGGISLAREPLASRLVALAARLKGQGVSISYDPNFRNLMAHGYEPTLRRMCALADVIKVSDDDLRGLFPDLALDDAMTRLRAFNPEALFLLTRGGGVAYLSRGDAACMARAPAVTVADTVGAGDAAVAGLLHSLHAHPERPLRAHLHAALAAGSAACLQRGATPPVAGAVSRLFEELQAERVS; from the coding sequence ATGCATGACGCGATGCAGGACGCCCCCGAGTTCCTGTGCCTCGGCGAGGCGCTGACCGACATGCTGCAGCAGGCGCCCGATCAATGGATCAGCCGCGTCGGCGGCTCGACCTGGAACGTGGCACGGGCGCTGGCGGCGCTGGGCGGGCGCACGGCCTTCGTCGGCTCGGTGAGTCGTGACCTGTTCGGCGACGAACTGGTGCGGGCGAGCGAAGCGGTCGGGCTGGACACGCGACTGCTGCAGCAGGTGGACCGCGCGCCGCTGCTGGCGATCGTCGAGCAGGGCGAGCCGCCGCGCTACTTCTTCGTCGGCAACGACAGCGCCGACCTGCACTTCGATCCCGACGCGCTGCCGGCGGGCTGGGACGGCGCCGCGCGCCGCGCGCACTTCGGCGGCATCAGCCTGGCGCGCGAGCCGCTGGCCTCGCGGCTCGTCGCGCTGGCCGCTCGCTTGAAGGGGCAGGGCGTGTCCATCAGCTACGACCCCAACTTCCGCAACCTCATGGCCCACGGCTACGAGCCGACGCTGCGCCGGATGTGCGCGCTGGCCGATGTGATCAAGGTGTCCGACGACGACCTGCGCGGCCTGTTCCCGGACCTCGCGCTGGACGACGCGATGACGCGGCTGCGAGCGTTCAATCCCGAGGCGCTGTTCCTGCTGACGCGCGGCGGCGGCGTGGCCTACCTGTCGCGCGGCGACGCGGCCTGCATGGCCCGCGCACCGGCGGTCACCGTGGCCGACACCGTCGGTGCCGGCGACGCCGCAGTCGCAGGGCTGCTGCACAGCCTGCACGCCCACCCGGAGCGCCCGCTGCGCGCGCATCTGCATGCGGCGCTCGCGGCCGGTTCCGCCGCCTGCCTGCAGCGCGGCGCCACGCCGCCGGTGGCGGGCGCCGTGTCGCGCCTGTTCGAGGAGCTGCAAGCGGAAAGGGTGAGCTGA
- a CDS encoding HrpB1 family type III secretion system apparatus protein: MIDSSLQRKDFVSGLVGLVSLAVDRELLDDAETLLGAVRLLRPKVSQLDFFEAWIAMKRGHWTDAMRTLRNLDATAPEWSTAKAFLAYCQFATGDAGWRATAEDVLHTSTNAEALDMVRSLLHPDEAAAESAGDDAEAGTTTPPALTIDLSQMAYMRA, translated from the coding sequence ATGATCGATTCCTCGTTGCAACGCAAAGATTTCGTCTCCGGCCTGGTCGGCCTGGTGAGCCTGGCGGTGGACCGCGAGCTGCTGGACGACGCCGAGACCCTGCTGGGCGCCGTGCGCCTGCTGCGTCCCAAGGTGTCGCAGCTGGACTTCTTCGAAGCCTGGATCGCGATGAAACGCGGCCACTGGACCGATGCGATGCGCACGCTGCGCAACCTCGACGCCACCGCGCCCGAATGGTCGACCGCGAAGGCCTTCCTCGCCTACTGCCAGTTCGCCACCGGCGACGCAGGCTGGCGCGCCACCGCGGAAGACGTGCTGCACACCTCCACCAACGCCGAGGCGCTGGACATGGTGCGCTCGCTGCTGCACCCGGACGAAGCCGCCGCGGAATCCGCCGGCGATGACGCCGAGGCCGGCACGACCACGCCGCCCGCGCTGACGATCGACCTCTCGCAGATGGCCTACATGCGGGCCTGA
- a CDS encoding response regulator transcription factor — MKVATLCPSRSLEHFAAAALRDAGYDPTPHTHLSLLIAALRAPGTDAVLLEDHDAHIEGWLTAVRLHAGRSVPIVVLGLGDSVGISRALQRGADDYAVISDGAGPLIHRLRARIQTRTDSVRATSLRAGPYALHAPTQSLSTGAREVSLTAREFALAWTLFENLGRVVSTHTLSTEIWGRSSDIGKRTLEQHVYKLRLKLNPGGPRSRARTMDGTPVPRIQTVYGVGYRLDV, encoded by the coding sequence GTGAAAGTCGCCACCCTCTGCCCTTCCCGTTCGCTGGAACACTTCGCCGCAGCCGCGCTGCGCGATGCCGGCTACGACCCCACCCCTCACACTCACCTGAGCCTGTTGATCGCGGCGTTGCGCGCGCCCGGCACCGACGCGGTGCTGCTGGAAGACCACGACGCCCACATCGAGGGCTGGCTGACCGCCGTCCGTCTGCATGCGGGACGCAGCGTGCCCATCGTCGTGCTCGGACTGGGCGACTCGGTGGGGATCTCGCGTGCGCTGCAACGCGGCGCGGATGATTACGCGGTGATCTCCGACGGCGCGGGGCCGTTGATCCATCGACTGCGCGCGCGCATCCAGACCCGCACGGACAGCGTGCGCGCCACGTCCCTGCGCGCGGGGCCGTATGCGCTGCATGCGCCGACGCAGAGCCTGTCCACCGGCGCGCGCGAGGTGAGCCTCACGGCGCGCGAGTTCGCGCTGGCGTGGACGCTGTTCGAGAACCTCGGGCGCGTGGTGAGCACGCATACGCTGTCGACCGAGATCTGGGGACGTTCCAGCGACATCGGCAAGCGCACGCTGGAGCAGCACGTCTACAAGCTGCGGCTCAAGTTGAACCCGGGCGGCCCGCGGTCGCGGGCCCGCACGATGGACGGCACGCCGGTGCCGCGCATCCAGACGGTGTACGGGGTCGGGTACCGCCTCGACGTTTGA